A single Mangrovimonas sp. YM274 DNA region contains:
- a CDS encoding choice-of-anchor D domain-containing protein translates to MTKQPTLSFVAIAFLATYSFGQLEINSTGVSYTIDFDNTVTNVNSNAFTGSGWSPNPNSGQLDSDAWSHTGNSDGNLSFGDTGDSGDYARGTSAYGESTGGWYAFSNNGDIALGIQPGGSDWTPGNLTLRIQNNTGDLINSLELTYDILCFNDQERSNSFNFSHSDDNSTYTNETTLDYNSPQAATDVLITSQKSITLTGLAIANGSFYYLRWSGDDISGSESRDEFAIDNISITAFSGSPNPELKLLDADANPQNCGYTMDFGSTESNNGYTDVNFTIENIGNADLEISNFNLTGDFSIIDPITLPSVTTPLVVNPSSSTTVTVRFSPLSDGILNGTLEIVNNDANESNCVINLLGEGYTPAPNIIVRGVIGANPTIANGSTTTSGLNNTLFASQTINSGSQTKSFRIANETGSDALEVSNISLSGDTADFYVTASTPYVISIGSFADFSITFQPTTDSGTRSCLVSIANSDPNKNPYTFTIEGTATCPSTSGTISPTEGPIGTEVSISSTNNLLGATASLNGTSLPIVSNSSEELTVSIPSNVTIGGPISVELASGCIFSNTFTLIDQSISGCDTSNSANLDNLFISQVTDSPTGSLSYVELYNATNSDIDFSSTNYSLRIYNNGNTSSYNTISLNSGTILQDSTFVIVMGTTDTQCAADGADGSLAELEITTVGVSINFHKDYNTSIGHDFIGLYEDSSLIDAFGVFGDQTWAYGLWLGESGATFERIASLSLPNATFSTSDWNISNWEDCNDVDYSDIGNYDFSTGIPPTVNTIYATSLGCTSSSITVEATEGYNEMDDTNNLTYQWYYNSPSQSDWIPLTNNTIYSGTISNTLIISDNTTLEGSQYYCQVMESGTTCYQNSSAIAIPSTTAIWDGSSWSSTPTADKAVIINADYDTGTNLNGQTSFEACSLIVNSEYTLTIANNTYVEVTNDLTVNGNIIVASQGAFVQLNDDGIIEGDVLNDPSKITVEKFTAPMNHWYEYTYWSSPVTNEQIQTGLAESSVNRRYKFTAENYLDATMESNNDNSASPGQDGIDDDGNDWTWVPGSELMEIGKGYASTHNAGLFNSTLGTPPFQFKYTFEGPFNNGSIEVDIYRNDTELNDDNWNLIGNPYPSAISVEKFFEENHLTGKIAGAIYLWSQNTAPSSSANGNESQNFSQADYAIINMSGQTAGGDGVSPLVGTDNDRYIPSCQGFFVTMSNDAEATDTNPIYSTQITFNNDMRVRDTNGNSQFFRTANNTPNERLWLNMTSSENSFSQILISYLEGATNGFDGMSYDAPRQTYNVYTSFYSIVEGMDKDLAIQGKSPTSLNLEEVIPLGFQTMAPSSTQFTISIAQIEGTFMESNTIYLKDNLLNITHDLSEANYSFTSEIGTFNNRFEIVFTSNTLSTNDYFANPSQLSVFELQNDEVKFKLNDDQLQIIKVEISDMLGRKIYHLKGINHGEIYNLSQLSTASYIAKISLSNGQTLNKKFIKR, encoded by the coding sequence ATGACAAAACAACCAACCCTCAGTTTTGTTGCTATCGCCTTTTTGGCAACATATAGTTTTGGACAATTAGAAATCAACTCAACTGGTGTCTCATACACAATTGATTTTGACAACACCGTGACCAATGTAAACAGCAATGCCTTTACTGGTAGTGGCTGGTCTCCTAACCCCAACAGTGGACAATTAGATTCCGATGCCTGGTCCCATACTGGAAACAGTGATGGAAATCTAAGCTTTGGAGATACTGGAGATTCAGGAGATTATGCTAGAGGCACTTCTGCTTATGGCGAATCAACAGGAGGTTGGTATGCCTTTAGTAATAATGGCGATATCGCATTAGGAATTCAACCCGGTGGCAGCGATTGGACTCCAGGAAACCTAACACTGCGCATTCAAAATAACACAGGTGACCTTATTAATTCTTTGGAATTGACTTACGACATTCTCTGTTTTAATGACCAAGAACGAAGCAATAGCTTCAATTTCTCACATTCCGATGATAACTCAACATATACCAATGAAACAACACTGGACTACAATTCTCCACAAGCAGCAACCGATGTTTTAATAACGTCCCAAAAAAGTATCACTCTCACAGGTTTGGCTATTGCAAATGGTTCCTTTTATTATTTGCGTTGGAGTGGCGATGACATTTCGGGCTCAGAATCTAGAGATGAATTTGCCATAGACAACATTTCAATTACAGCCTTTAGTGGAAGCCCTAATCCTGAATTGAAACTCTTGGACGCCGATGCCAATCCGCAAAATTGCGGCTACACTATGGACTTTGGGAGTACAGAAAGTAACAATGGCTATACAGATGTCAATTTCACCATTGAAAATATTGGCAATGCCGATTTGGAAATTAGCAATTTTAACCTAACAGGGGATTTTTCAATTATTGATCCCATAACCCTTCCAAGTGTTACAACGCCTCTTGTGGTCAATCCAAGCTCCAGCACTACTGTTACTGTAAGATTTTCACCTCTAAGTGATGGGATTTTAAATGGTACTTTAGAAATCGTTAATAATGATGCCAATGAAAGCAATTGCGTAATCAATTTATTAGGAGAAGGCTATACGCCCGCTCCAAATATTATTGTGAGAGGTGTGATTGGCGCCAATCCCACCATTGCTAATGGTAGCACCACAACTTCTGGATTAAACAATACCCTTTTCGCATCACAAACCATCAATTCCGGGAGTCAAACCAAGAGTTTTCGCATTGCAAACGAAACTGGCAGTGACGCTCTTGAAGTTTCCAACATTTCCCTTTCTGGAGATACGGCCGATTTCTATGTAACGGCCTCCACGCCCTACGTCATTTCCATTGGCAGCTTTGCAGACTTCAGCATTACCTTTCAACCCACAACAGATTCGGGGACCAGAAGCTGCTTAGTTTCCATTGCAAATTCCGATCCCAACAAAAACCCTTATACGTTTACGATTGAAGGCACGGCAACCTGTCCTTCTACAAGTGGCACAATTTCCCCTACCGAAGGTCCTATTGGAACAGAGGTCTCTATAAGTTCCACAAATAATCTTTTGGGAGCCACTGCATCCCTTAACGGCACATCTCTTCCCATAGTTTCAAACTCTTCTGAAGAACTAACAGTTAGCATCCCATCGAACGTAACCATAGGTGGTCCCATCAGTGTAGAATTGGCCAGTGGTTGTATCTTCAGCAATACATTTACGCTTATTGACCAATCAATCTCTGGATGTGACACCAGTAATTCGGCAAATTTGGACAACCTGTTCATTAGTCAAGTAACGGATTCACCAACCGGAAGTTTATCTTATGTGGAATTATACAATGCTACCAATTCCGATATTGATTTTTCATCTACCAATTACAGTTTGAGAATCTATAACAATGGGAACACCTCCAGCTACAATACTATTTCTTTAAACTCTGGGACAATCCTTCAAGATAGCACTTTTGTTATTGTTATGGGAACCACGGACACCCAATGTGCTGCCGATGGCGCCGATGGATCTTTGGCTGAATTGGAAATTACCACAGTGGGTGTGAGCATTAATTTCCATAAAGACTACAATACCAGTATTGGCCATGATTTTATTGGACTTTATGAAGACAGTTCTTTAATAGATGCTTTTGGTGTTTTTGGGGACCAAACTTGGGCCTACGGATTGTGGCTTGGAGAAAGTGGCGCCACTTTTGAACGTATTGCTTCTTTGTCTTTACCTAATGCTACATTTAGTACTTCAGATTGGAACATTTCCAATTGGGAAGATTGTAATGATGTAGATTATTCCGATATCGGAAACTATGATTTTTCTACGGGCATACCTCCTACCGTGAACACTATTTACGCCACGAGTTTAGGATGTACTTCATCCTCCATAACTGTAGAGGCAACGGAAGGCTACAATGAAATGGATGATACTAATAACCTGACTTATCAATGGTATTACAATTCTCCATCCCAGTCTGATTGGATTCCACTTACCAACAATACCATCTATTCAGGAACGATTTCAAACACTCTTATTATTTCGGATAATACAACACTCGAAGGCTCACAATACTATTGCCAAGTTATGGAAAGCGGCACCACCTGTTACCAAAACTCTAGCGCCATTGCTATCCCTTCCACTACCGCTATTTGGGACGGTAGCTCATGGTCGTCTACTCCTACTGCAGACAAAGCGGTTATTATAAATGCAGATTATGACACTGGAACTAACCTTAACGGACAAACCAGTTTCGAAGCCTGTAGCCTAATTGTAAATTCAGAATATACGCTTACCATTGCCAACAACACCTATGTAGAGGTGACAAATGATTTAACGGTAAATGGCAATATCATTGTAGCTTCTCAAGGTGCTTTTGTCCAACTCAATGACGATGGAATTATTGAGGGAGACGTATTGAATGATCCTTCAAAAATAACAGTCGAAAAATTTACCGCTCCAATGAACCATTGGTATGAATACACCTATTGGAGCTCTCCTGTTACCAATGAACAAATCCAAACTGGTCTAGCCGAATCTTCAGTGAATAGACGCTATAAATTTACCGCCGAGAATTATTTGGATGCTACTATGGAATCCAACAATGACAACAGTGCATCGCCTGGCCAAGATGGCATTGACGACGATGGCAACGATTGGACATGGGTTCCAGGTTCTGAGTTAATGGAAATTGGCAAAGGTTATGCTTCCACCCATAATGCAGGACTATTCAACAGCACACTAGGAACTCCTCCCTTTCAATTCAAATATACCTTTGAAGGCCCATTCAACAATGGCAGTATTGAAGTAGATATTTATAGAAATGACACAGAACTTAACGATGACAATTGGAATCTTATAGGCAATCCGTACCCTTCTGCCATTAGCGTGGAAAAGTTCTTTGAAGAAAACCATCTTACAGGAAAAATAGCTGGAGCGATATATTTATGGTCGCAAAACACAGCGCCTTCAAGCTCCGCCAATGGAAATGAAAGCCAAAACTTTTCACAAGCCGATTATGCCATTATTAATATGTCTGGACAAACGGCTGGCGGAGATGGCGTTTCCCCACTAGTTGGCACTGATAACGACAGATACATTCCTTCTTGCCAAGGTTTTTTCGTTACAATGAGTAACGATGCAGAAGCAACGGACACGAACCCAATTTACAGTACCCAGATTACATTCAACAACGACATGAGGGTTCGGGACACGAATGGCAACAGTCAGTTTTTTAGAACTGCCAATAACACTCCCAATGAAAGACTATGGTTGAATATGACTTCAAGTGAAAATAGTTTTAGTCAAATTTTGATTAGCTATCTCGAAGGCGCTACTAATGGCTTTGATGGCATGTCCTATGATGCCCCTAGGCAAACGTACAATGTGTATACTTCTTTTTATTCTATAGTTGAGGGTATGGATAAAGATTTAGCCATTCAAGGGAAATCCCCAACAAGTTTAAATTTGGAAGAAGTGATTCCTTTGGGATTTCAAACTATGGCCCCATCATCAACCCAATTCACAATTAGTATAGCTCAAATAGAAGGTACATTTATGGAGTCAAATACTATTTATTTGAAGGATAATTTGCTCAACATTACGCATGATCTTTCTGAAGCCAATTATTCGTTCACTTCGGAAATCGGAACTTTTAACAATAGGTTTGAAATTGTATTCACATCCAATACTCTGTCAACAAACGATTACTTTGCAAACCCTAGCCAATTATCAGTTTTTGAGCTTCAAAATGACGAAGTTAAATTCAAACTAAACGATGACCAATTACAAATCATCAAAGTTGAAATTTCAGACATGTTGGGGAGAAAAATTTATCATTTGAAAGGAATTAATCATGGTGAAATTTATAATTTATCACAATTAAGCACAGCATCCTATATTGCCAAAATCAGCTTATCCAACGGGCAAACTCTGAACAAAAAATTTATAAAACGTTAA
- a CDS encoding regulatory protein RecX encodes MQTHKTYTVEEAVKKLEHYCAYQERCHKEVVQKLRTMHMIPEAIDHIVVHLLEHKFLSEERFAKSFVRGKFRIKKWGRNRLKNELKAKEISSYNINTALKEIDEQEYFEVFNSLAEKKYETIRETNTFKKKKKLADYLLYRGWESHLVYEKVNELIK; translated from the coding sequence ATGCAAACACACAAAACTTATACGGTTGAGGAAGCGGTTAAAAAGTTGGAGCATTATTGCGCCTACCAGGAGCGTTGCCATAAGGAAGTTGTTCAAAAATTACGAACAATGCATATGATTCCAGAGGCTATAGATCATATCGTGGTACACTTGCTTGAACATAAATTCTTAAGTGAAGAACGCTTTGCGAAAAGTTTTGTGAGAGGGAAGTTCCGAATCAAGAAATGGGGAAGAAATAGATTGAAGAATGAACTCAAAGCAAAGGAGATTTCTTCTTATAATATCAACACGGCCTTAAAAGAAATTGATGAGCAGGAATATTTTGAAGTGTTTAATAGCTTGGCAGAAAAGAAATACGAAACTATCAGAGAAACCAATACTTTTAAGAAAAAGAAAAAGTTAGCAGACTACCTGCTGTACCGTGGTTGGGAATCTCATTTGGTCTATGAAAAGGTAAATGAATTGATCAAATAA
- a CDS encoding DUF6646 family protein, whose protein sequence is MKNIILAAFLLCATLTYSQAFQGKGDKKFQIGANFQDNATGINATYDFGLGENISLGFASTYALDVPEDLDADFIDRFDAKARFNAHLGNVINIHEDFDLYPGLDFSLKNFGGHLGARYFFTSGFGVYTEATYPIAFYDTGDLTPAEKLHNQFTISFGASFNL, encoded by the coding sequence ATGAAAAATATCATTTTGGCGGCATTTTTGTTATGCGCCACACTAACCTACTCGCAAGCCTTTCAAGGCAAAGGTGACAAAAAATTCCAAATTGGAGCCAATTTTCAAGATAACGCAACAGGAATCAATGCTACCTATGACTTCGGTTTAGGAGAAAATATCTCTTTAGGATTTGCCTCGACATACGCTTTGGATGTGCCAGAAGACCTTGACGCTGATTTTATAGACCGTTTTGATGCTAAAGCAAGATTTAATGCACATTTGGGAAATGTTATCAACATTCACGAAGATTTCGATTTATACCCTGGACTGGATTTTAGTTTAAAGAATTTTGGAGGGCACTTAGGAGCTCGTTATTTCTTTACATCTGGTTTTGGTGTATATACCGAGGCTACCTACCCTATTGCTTTTTACGATACTGGCGATTTAACACCTGCCGAGAAATTACACAATCAATTTACCATTAGCTTTGGAGCTTCCTTCAATCTGTAA